A window of the Hypanus sabinus isolate sHypSab1 chromosome 25, sHypSab1.hap1, whole genome shotgun sequence genome harbors these coding sequences:
- the LOC132381051 gene encoding vesicle transport protein GOT1A-like isoform X2: protein MTCTPVEVMQLRIGVGLMGFGVFFLLFGILLYFDRVLLGFGNILFISGLPFISGLQNTFRFFYQRQKLKGSIFFLGGILLVLFRWPGIGMLCESYGFYLLFRSTLPLVSEFFTSIPVLGLIFAVPGFSTIMKRLSERGSEV from the exons ATGACCTGTACCCCAGTAGAGGTGATGCAGCTAA GGATCGGAGTGGGATTGATGGGATTCGGTGTGTTCTTCCTCCTGTTTGGGATCCTCTTGTATTTTGACAGAGTGCTTCTTGGATTCGGAAAT ATTCTCTTCATTTCCGGCCTTCCCTTCATCAGCGGGCTGCAGAACACCTTTCGGTTCTTCTACCAGAGGCAGAAGCTGAAAGGATCAATTTTCTTTCTGGGTGGGATCCTGCTGGTCCTGTTCAGGTGGCCTGGAATCGGCATGCTTTGTGAAAGCTATGGATTTTACCTACTTTTCAG GAGTACACTGCCACTTGTGTCAGAATTCTTCACCAGCATTCCAGTTCTTGGATTAATCTTTGCAGTACCTGGATTCAGCACA